A region from the Helicobacter kayseriensis genome encodes:
- the flgB gene encoding flagellar basal body rod protein FlgB: MSFIEVSPIYKYAHQALDFRSMRQDLIAGNIANVDTPFYKPRDIDFESYLAQEIQKEAKGANPLKLQLAHTDSQHINPSDQDQSLATLFFRDGHMARNDGNSVDLDVETSEMGKNSVMYQALVSALKKHKGIFTYALESSKNI; the protein is encoded by the coding sequence ATGAGCTTTATTGAAGTTTCTCCCATTTATAAATATGCTCACCAAGCGCTAGATTTTCGCTCAATGCGACAAGATCTGATCGCAGGGAACATCGCAAATGTCGATACACCCTTTTACAAACCTCGCGATATTGATTTTGAATCTTATCTTGCTCAAGAAATCCAAAAAGAGGCAAAAGGAGCCAATCCCTTAAAACTACAATTGGCTCATACAGATTCACAACACATCAATCCAAGTGATCAAGATCAATCCTTGGCGACATTATTTTTCAGAGATGGTCATATGGCTAGAAATGATGGAAATAGCGTTGATTTGGATGTAGAAACAAGTGAAATGGGAAAAAACAGCGTAATGTATCAAGCCCTTGTCAGTGCCCTCAAAAAGCATAAAGGGATCTTTACCTACGCTTTGGAATCTTCAAAGAATATCTAA